A stretch of the Asticcacaulis sp. ZE23SCel15 genome encodes the following:
- a CDS encoding FliM/FliN family flagellar motor switch protein: MLGKFVSQVKSVPVEISVLLGRSVLPMQQLLRMGRGAVIPLDAREHDEVWILANNHPVARGEIQIFEEKISIVVTRPADVYDFMAIGN, encoded by the coding sequence ATGTTGGGGAAGTTTGTGTCTCAGGTTAAATCGGTACCCGTCGAAATCTCGGTCCTTTTGGGCCGCAGCGTCCTGCCGATGCAGCAACTCCTGCGCATGGGCCGTGGCGCGGTGATTCCGCTCGATGCCCGTGAGCATGATGAAGTGTGGATTCTGGCCAATAACCATCCGGTGGCGCGCGGTGAAATTCAGATTTTCGAGGAAAAAATCTCGATCGTTGTCACCCGTCCCGCCGATGTTTACGACTTTATGGCTATCGGGAACTAA
- the lipB gene encoding lipoyl(octanoyl) transferase LipB, whose translation MLDDRLTPSFLLTDANHSLPEWVVAPAPVPYPDAVAFMDARVAAIQRGDAPEMVWLLEHPPLYTAGVSAKLDDLIEPERFEVFKSERGGQFTYHGPGQRVIYVMLDLNRRTKDIRAFVKALETWVIDALWRFNVEGHIRDGRVGVWVERRDKGVIPAPEDKIAAIGIKLRRWVSFHGISINVEPDLTHFTGIVPCGISEHGVTSLVDLGLPVTMDEVDYALRQSFEAVFGPTAV comes from the coding sequence ATGCTTGATGACAGGTTAACCCCTTCTTTTTTATTAACGGACGCGAACCATAGCCTGCCCGAGTGGGTGGTGGCACCGGCCCCCGTCCCCTACCCCGACGCGGTCGCCTTTATGGATGCGCGGGTCGCCGCCATTCAGCGCGGGGATGCGCCGGAAATGGTCTGGCTGCTGGAGCATCCGCCGCTTTATACGGCGGGGGTATCGGCCAAACTTGATGACCTGATTGAGCCTGAGCGGTTTGAGGTGTTCAAATCCGAACGCGGCGGGCAGTTCACCTATCATGGCCCCGGCCAGCGCGTGATCTATGTCATGCTCGACCTCAACCGCCGCACCAAGGATATCCGCGCCTTCGTCAAGGCGCTGGAGACCTGGGTGATTGATGCCCTGTGGCGATTTAACGTCGAGGGCCATATCCGCGACGGTCGCGTCGGCGTGTGGGTTGAACGGCGGGATAAGGGGGTAATTCCCGCGCCCGAAGACAAAATAGCTGCGATTGGCATCAAGCTACGGCGCTGGGTCAGCTTTCACGGCATCAGTATCAATGTCGAGCCGGATCTGACGCATTTTACTGGCATCGTGCCGTGCGGGATTTCTGAGCACGGGGTGACCAGTCTGGTTGATCTGGGGCTGCCGGTGACGATGGATGAGGTTGATTACGCCCTGCGCCAGAGTTTTGAGGCGGTGTTTGGACCTACCGCCGTTTAA
- a CDS encoding DUF805 domain-containing protein has product MNAKIDWSELFFSSTGRGRQMPFVIAGVILLIALAFYESVVTGGLKLLTGWVVYPVLFFCAACVLSKRLHDRGRSGWWSAVILVAFVMVWPQPEGFFDFIGVAVLVWAFVDLTLMPGERGMNRYGPPIRVTTEEPVV; this is encoded by the coding sequence ATGAACGCCAAGATTGACTGGAGCGAGCTGTTTTTCTCATCGACCGGACGAGGGCGCCAGATGCCCTTCGTCATCGCCGGTGTGATCCTGCTGATCGCGCTCGCCTTTTACGAGTCGGTGGTCACCGGTGGGCTTAAGCTGCTGACCGGATGGGTGGTCTATCCCGTTTTGTTTTTCTGCGCCGCCTGCGTGCTGTCTAAGCGCCTGCATGATCGCGGCCGGTCGGGCTGGTGGTCAGCGGTGATTCTGGTGGCCTTTGTGATGGTCTGGCCGCAGCCGGAAGGCTTTTTCGACTTTATCGGCGTGGCCGTTCTGGTGTGGGCGTTTGTCGATCTGACGCTTATGCCCGGTGAGCGCGGCATGAACCGCTATGGCCCGCCGATCAGGGTGACGACTGAGGAACCCGTGGTTTAA
- a CDS encoding TadE/TadG family type IV pilus assembly protein: MRKSIFSGLWQRLNPFRGHQGGNVAVIFGLSAMTLVVAAGGGTDVVRQMDVRSRLQDAADAAVLRAVMSSKMTDEQREIAADQAFVNNFGFDNAERYDAEGTVGKQVIGNTTHVTYEVEATVENLFLQIIGMETTTVTVVAKAQSQMRKSEIAFVLDVTGSMSSDPSRITNLKSSMDSVLKSLLTDGVNASETKVAIVPFNPQVRIDKGVSYSYIDYGVGTNSEGCVSSPGDSNLCSYYRDVYGKVCYQSGQTPSDTAACKATVKFYYKLYKSSGNDWIDVMATVSGGGKNFGYTDQIQLGSKTSTSTGGCSTNSETGVETCTQGGKTTTSTTYTLKKQAGTYTGTPSTSGFTYAGDKTLIKYTNSYSSGYGERAALTQEEAGLKSSDDNKQPKKIVHYPIVPDSKSTWAGCITDRNQNYDVSVAAAVKISDTDDARYKAVPCATTNLGVVKGLTTDITTTNTYVQALKTGDSTNVTIGIQWGMEVLSPAQPFASSVPFKDDGTLKYMIVITDGENTKNRWSTKGADIDKRTKLACEAANTQGITVFVVRVMEGNSQLLKDCATKDEYYYDLTSASQLNTALSSVFEAIKKTRLTQ, from the coding sequence ATGCGAAAAAGCATCTTCTCCGGGCTGTGGCAGCGCCTGAACCCTTTCCGTGGTCATCAGGGCGGCAATGTCGCGGTGATCTTTGGGCTGTCGGCCATGACTCTGGTGGTGGCGGCAGGCGGTGGCACGGACGTGGTGCGCCAGATGGACGTGCGCTCACGGTTGCAGGATGCGGCCGATGCGGCGGTGCTGCGGGCGGTTATGTCGTCTAAAATGACCGACGAGCAGCGCGAGATCGCCGCCGATCAGGCCTTTGTCAACAATTTCGGCTTTGATAACGCGGAACGATATGATGCCGAAGGCACAGTTGGTAAACAGGTCATCGGCAATACCACCCATGTGACCTATGAGGTCGAAGCCACCGTTGAGAACTTGTTCCTGCAGATCATCGGCATGGAAACTACGACCGTCACCGTGGTCGCCAAGGCCCAGTCCCAGATGCGCAAATCCGAGATCGCCTTTGTACTGGACGTTACGGGCTCGATGAGTTCGGACCCGTCGCGTATCACTAACCTCAAAAGTTCAATGGACAGCGTGCTCAAAAGCCTGCTGACCGATGGCGTCAATGCCTCGGAAACCAAGGTCGCCATTGTGCCGTTCAATCCGCAGGTGCGCATTGATAAGGGCGTTAGCTACAGCTATATCGATTACGGTGTCGGCACTAACTCCGAAGGCTGCGTTTCCAGCCCCGGTGACAGCAATCTGTGCAGCTATTACCGCGATGTATACGGTAAGGTCTGTTACCAGAGTGGTCAGACCCCGTCAGATACGGCGGCCTGTAAGGCGACCGTCAAGTTTTACTATAAGCTCTATAAATCCAGCGGTAATGACTGGATTGATGTTATGGCAACCGTCAGCGGCGGCGGCAAAAACTTTGGCTATACCGATCAGATTCAACTCGGCAGTAAGACTTCAACCAGCACCGGCGGCTGTTCGACCAATTCCGAAACCGGGGTTGAAACCTGCACTCAGGGCGGCAAGACCACGACATCCACAACTTACACTCTGAAAAAACAAGCGGGTACCTACACTGGTACGCCGTCGACATCGGGTTTTACTTATGCCGGTGACAAGACCCTGATCAAATACACCAATAGCTACAGCAGCGGTTATGGCGAACGGGCTGCGTTGACCCAGGAAGAAGCCGGGCTGAAAAGCTCCGACGACAATAAGCAGCCGAAAAAGATCGTTCACTACCCCATCGTTCCCGATAGCAAATCAACTTGGGCTGGTTGTATAACCGACCGGAACCAGAACTATGACGTCTCGGTTGCGGCAGCAGTGAAAATTTCGGATACCGATGATGCACGCTACAAAGCGGTGCCGTGCGCCACGACTAACCTGGGCGTCGTCAAGGGCCTGACTACTGATATCACCACCACCAATACCTATGTACAGGCGTTGAAAACCGGCGACAGCACCAATGTAACTATAGGAATCCAGTGGGGCATGGAGGTTTTGTCGCCCGCACAGCCTTTTGCTAGTTCGGTGCCGTTTAAGGACGATGGCACGCTGAAATACATGATCGTCATCACCGATGGTGAAAACACCAAAAACCGCTGGAGCACTAAAGGTGCGGATATCGATAAGCGCACTAAGCTAGCATGTGAGGCTGCCAATACTCAGGGCATTACCGTCTTCGTGGTCCGGGTGATGGAGGGTAACTCTCAGCTCTTGAAAGATTGCGCCACCAAGGACGAATACTATTACGACCTGACCTCGGCGTCGCAGTTGAATACAGCCCTGTCGAGCGTATTTGAGGCGATCAAAAAGACGCGCTTAACTCAGTAG
- a CDS encoding pilus assembly protein, with the protein MMALVKLWQRFRAHNRGNVAIIAALSALPILAAVGAGTDAVGIIRAKSKLQDAADTAAIAGALVASTTESDQETAADAAFQSNVAAAGNLTNAEGELSTSTQNNTTVKTYLAEADVSTLFMGMLKGSDAGLVHITASANAGVTISDSEIVFVLDNTGSMSKDSRMTNLKSSVDTTLASLVGGDGTSGGTKVAIVPFDTQVNIKGVPASSIEYGQAEMITSCSNLSDGRCSALVTTQTALCASTSDVSACTTNMKTYTYTYSSNGKSYIKVFATSYYYKSNNGGCSVGYNYYNSCNYMVVSREATYQVTSSAAGSASNVDTNSTKYPQSAYYNKPNNNYSLYSGTVTSTAANTGGYGSGSTTDIKNNDTVSANADLLGVGTVNWNGCVIDRTQPYDISANSPDGTTAAKNYPASKCATNALLPVMGLTTNITEARAHVQKMSPAGNTNVTIGVQWGMEVLSPGLPFNTGVAFGTENINKYMIVVTDGQNTQNRWTTKSADIDARTLEACKAAKAKGITIFTVRVMEGNSSLLEQCATRPDYYYNLSNASELSGALGSIVKSIKKIRLTK; encoded by the coding sequence ATGATGGCTTTGGTGAAACTGTGGCAGCGCTTTCGCGCTCATAATCGTGGCAATGTAGCGATTATCGCGGCCCTTTCGGCCTTGCCTATACTGGCGGCGGTCGGCGCCGGGACCGATGCGGTCGGCATTATTCGCGCCAAATCAAAGCTTCAGGACGCTGCTGATACGGCCGCCATTGCCGGCGCGCTGGTGGCCTCAACGACAGAGTCGGATCAGGAAACCGCCGCCGACGCAGCCTTTCAGAGCAATGTTGCCGCGGCGGGCAATCTGACCAATGCCGAGGGTGAACTGTCGACCTCGACCCAGAACAACACGACCGTTAAGACCTATCTGGCCGAAGCGGACGTCAGCACTCTCTTTATGGGCATGCTGAAGGGCAGTGACGCCGGTCTGGTCCACATCACCGCCTCGGCCAATGCCGGGGTGACCATATCGGATTCCGAAATCGTCTTTGTGCTCGATAATACCGGCTCCATGTCCAAGGACAGCCGGATGACCAATCTGAAATCGAGCGTCGATACGACTTTGGCCAGCCTTGTTGGCGGTGACGGGACTTCCGGCGGCACCAAGGTCGCGATCGTCCCGTTTGATACTCAGGTCAATATCAAGGGCGTGCCGGCCTCCAGCATTGAGTATGGTCAGGCAGAGATGATCACCTCCTGCTCGAACCTGTCGGATGGCCGGTGCAGTGCCCTGGTCACCACCCAGACGGCCCTGTGCGCCAGTACGTCGGATGTGTCGGCCTGCACCACCAACATGAAGACCTACACCTATACCTACAGCAGTAACGGCAAATCCTATATTAAGGTATTTGCCACGTCCTACTATTATAAATCAAATAATGGCGGATGCAGCGTCGGCTATAATTACTACAATAGCTGTAATTATATGGTGGTGTCGCGCGAAGCGACCTATCAGGTGACCAGTTCGGCGGCGGGTTCGGCGTCCAATGTCGACACCAACTCGACCAAGTATCCGCAGTCGGCCTATTACAATAAACCCAACAACAACTACAGCCTCTATTCCGGGACGGTAACGTCAACGGCGGCCAATACCGGCGGCTATGGCTCAGGCTCGACGACCGATATCAAGAACAACGATACCGTCTCGGCCAACGCAGACCTGCTGGGGGTCGGCACGGTCAACTGGAACGGCTGCGTCATCGATCGCACCCAGCCCTATGATATCTCAGCCAACTCGCCCGACGGTACGACAGCGGCCAAGAACTATCCGGCCTCGAAATGCGCCACCAATGCGCTGCTGCCGGTCATGGGTCTGACGACCAACATCACTGAGGCCCGTGCCCATGTGCAAAAGATGTCGCCCGCCGGCAATACCAATGTCACCATCGGCGTGCAGTGGGGCATGGAAGTGCTCTCTCCCGGTTTGCCATTCAACACCGGCGTGGCCTTTGGTACGGAAAACATCAATAAATACATGATCGTCGTGACCGATGGTCAGAACACCCAGAACCGCTGGACCACCAAGAGCGCCGATATTGATGCGCGCACGCTTGAGGCCTGTAAGGCGGCGAAGGCCAAGGGCATCACCATCTTCACCGTGCGGGTGATGGAGGGCAATTCCAGCCTACTGGAACAATGCGCCACGCGGCCGGATTATTACTACAACCTGTCCAACGCCAGTGAACTGAGCGGGGCTTTGGGATCGATCGTCAAGTCGATCAAGAAGATAAGGCTGACGAAGTAG